GAGCCCGGGAACCTACCGCTTCCTGGTGCGGGCTGAGGGCCTAGGCCAGACGGCCAGCCTGCCCATCGCTTTGGTGGTGGGCCAGGGCCTGCCCCAAAGGCTCGCCCTCGAGGCCGAGCTGCCCATCCTCAGGGGCCCACCCACGAGCGCCTTCCGCTACCGGGTTACCCTGAGGAACGAGTCCGACCGCGACCTTCTGGTCTCCTTGGAGGCCGAGGCCCCCCAGGGCTTCCAGGTCACCTTCACCCCCGCCTTCACCGGCCAGCAGGTGACCAGCCTGCCCATCCGGGCCGGGGAGAGCCGGGATCTGGACGTGGAGGTCTCCCTGCCCCGGGATACCCAGGCGGACACCTACGGCCTAACCGTCCGGGCGGTGGCCGGGGAGACCAGGGCGGATCTGGGGCTTACCTTGGAGGTCACCGGCCGCCCGGAGGTGCGCTTCAGGCCCAAGGAGGGGCGGTTCTCCGGCCAGGTGACCGCCGGTAGGGAGAACGCGCTGAGGCTGGTCTTGCAGAACGAGGGGAGCGCTCCCGCCAGGAACCTCTCCTTCAGCGCTTTCGAGCCCTCGGGCTGGGAGGTGAGGTTCGAGCCCGAAAGGATAGACCTCCTGGAACCTGGTCAAGAGGAGGAGGTCACCGCCCGGGTCAAGCCCTCCAACAGGGCGGTGACGGGGGACTACATGCTGACCTTCTCCCTGAGGGGGGACGAGGGCCTCTCCACCACCATGGACTACCGGGCCACGGTGGTGCGCTCCACCCTCTGGGGCCTGGTAGGCGTGGGCCTCATGGCCGTGGCCCTCGTGGTCCTGGGCTTGGCCGTGAACCGGTTTGGCCGGAGGTAACATGGCGGTCATCGCGACCCGGGGTCTCACCAAGCGCTACGGACAGGTGGTGGCGGTGGAGGACCTGGACCTGGAGGTGGAGGAGGGGGAGGTCTTCGGGCTCCTGGGACCCAACGGCTCAGGGAAGACCACCACCATCCTCATGCTCCTGGGCCTCACCGAGCCCACCTCCGGGGAGGCCCGGGTGCTAGGCCTGGACCCCATGCGGGAACCCCTCAAGGTGAAGGCCCGGGTGGGCTACCTCCCGGACCAGGTGGGGTTTTACGGCGAGCTCACCGCATGGGAGAACCTGCGCTACACCACCAGGCTCCTGGGCCTCCCCGAGGCCGAGGCCAAGGCCCGCATGGAGGAGGTGCTGCGGCGCATGGGGCTTTGGGAGGTGAGGGACCGGCGGGTCTCCGCCTTTAGCCGGGGCATGCGCCAACGCCTGGGCCTGGCCGAGGTGCTCCTCAAAAGGCCAAAGGTGGCCATCCTGGACGAGCCGACCCTGGGCCTGGACCCGGAGGCAGCCCGGGAGTTTTTGGACCTCATCAAGGGCCTGAAGACTGAGGGGATCACCATCCTCCTCTCTAGCCACCTCCTCCACCAGGTACAGGAGATCTGCGACCGGGTGGGTCTCTTCCACAAGGGACGCCTGGCCCTCTTGGGCACGGTGGAGGAGCTCGCCGCCCGGGTCCTGGGTGGGGGGTACGAGGTCTTGGTGGAAGCAAGCCCCGGCCTGGCCGATTCCTTCCGTGGCGTGGAGGGGGTGGGCCGGGTGGAGGCCGAAGGGGGGCGGTACCGGGTCCTGGCCATCCGGGATGTGCGGGCCGAACTGGCCCGCATTGCTACCGACCACGGAGCCCTTCTAAGCCTAGCCCTAAGGAGGCCCAGTCTGGACGAGGTCTATGCGCACTACTTCAAGGAGGTAGCCTATGCGGCGTGAGGGCTCCCCCTGGACTGGGCTTTGGGCGGTCTTTTTCAAGGAGATGGCCGACCACCTCTCGGGGCTCAGGATGCGGATCCTCGAGGTCCTTGTCCTCCTCTCCGCCCTGGCCGCCGTCTACACCGGCACCCAGATCCTGCGCCAGACCGTAGGCGAGGATCCCTACCTCTACCTCAAGCTCCTCACCACCGCCCAGGACCCCCTCCCCTCCTTCGTGGGCTTCCTCTCCTTCTTCGTGCCCCTAGCGGCCATCGCCCTGGCCTTTGATGCGGTGAACGGGGAACACAACCGCGGCACCCTCTCCCGGGTCCTTTCCCAGCCCATCTACAAGGACGCCCTCCTCTTCGGCAAGTTCCTGGCGGGGCTCGGTACCCTGGCCGTTCTCCTTTTGGCCCTCCTCCTTTTGGTCTTGGGTTTGGGGATCTTCACCTTGGGGGTGCCCCCCGGTGGGGAGGAGGTAGCCCGGATCTTCTTCTTCCTCCTAGCCACTCTGGTCTACGCCGCAGGCTGGCTGGCCTTGGGCCTCCTCTTCTCCGTCCTCTTCCGCCAGCCCGCCACCGCCGCCCTGGCTGCCATTGGGGTCTGGCTCTTCTTCGCCGTGTTCTTCCCCATACTCACGGATATAGCCGCAAGCGCCCTCTTCCTCCGAGCGGATCCCCTAGACCCAGAAAGCCAGCTTAGGCAGGCCAACCTGGCCCTGTGGTTCTCCCGCCTCTCCCCCAACACCCTCTACGCCGAGGCCCTCACCGCCACCCTGAACCCGGCGGTGCGCTCCCTGGGGCCCATCCTCATCACCCAGCTGGAAGGAGCGATCCTGGGCACCCCCTTGCCTTTGGGCCAGAGCCTCCTCCTCATCTGGCCCCAGCTCACCGGCCTCTTCGCCCTGGCCGTCCTCCTCTTCACCCTGGCCTACGTGGCCTTCCAGCGCCAGGAGGTGAGGGCCTAGCTCATTCGGTGCATATGCCCCTCTGGGGCCCCCACCACGGCCCAAGCCGTGGTGGGGTGCTCAGTCTAGCCACTCCGTGGCGTAGGCGCCCGTCTTGGGGATGATGCAGAGGAACTCCACGGGCTCCTCCCCTTCGTTGGCGTAGGCGTGGGGGGTTTCCGGGGGGATGAAGACCGCCTGTCCCGCGGAAACCTCCCGCACCTCCTCCCCCAAAACCACCTTCATGCGTCCGGAAAGCACGTACTGCTCGTGCTCGATGGTGGGGTGCTTGTGCTTGGGGATCCGCCCTCCGGGGAGCAGGGTGAACTTGCGCAGGACGAAGTGGGGGGCCCCCTCCTCGGGACCGATGAGGACCTGGATGAAGGCCTTCTCCCCCCGCTCCACGGGGCGGGCCTCGAGGCTCGCCACCTGCTTGACCACGGGCCTCATGCCGCCCATTGTAACAGAAGGGTCTCCACGTCCTCGTCCGTGACCTCGCCGAAGTCCATGTAGTAGGTCCCTACGGCGGCGAAGTCCGGGGGGGTGGAGAGGGCCAGAGCTTCCGCCCTTTCCTTTAGCCTCTCCACCGCCTCGGGGCTGGCCACGGGCACGGCCACCACCAGCCTCTTGGGCTCTTCGGCCAGGATGACGCTCAAGGCTGCCTCCACCGTGGACCCGGTGGCGATGCCGTCGTCCACCAAGACCACCTCCCTCCCCTTCAGGGGGACCTTAGGCCGCACCTTGCGGTAACGCTCGGCCCGCCTGCGGATCACCTCCTTCTGCCGGGCTGCCTCCCGTTCCAGGTAGCTCTGGTCCGCATACCGGAGGGCGTAGGGCTTCAGGACCGGTTCTCCCCTTTCCCCCACCGCTCCCAGGGCGAACTCCGGGTTGCCAGGGGCTCCCAATTTGCGCACCAGGACCACGTCCAGCTCGCCTCCTAGGCCTCGGGCCACTTCATCCGCCACCACCACCCCGCCCCGGGGGACGCCCAGGACCACGGGGCGCTCCAGGCCCAAAGGCTTCAGGGCCTCGCAAAGAAGCGAACCGGCGTGCCGACGATCGCGGAAGCGCATGGGAAACCTCCTTTTTCATGGTACACCCTCTGAGGCTTGAACTAAGTATAAGGCCTTTGGTAGGCTGTCGGGGAAGGAGGAGAGCTATGGTGAGCCCCAAACCCTGGCTGGCCCACTACAACCCTGGCGTACCCCATGGGGTAGAAGTTCCCCCCACCCCCCTTTGGCGCCTCCTGGAGGAGAGCGCCCGCCGCTTCCCGGGGAACATAGCCCTGGAATTCCTAGGGAAGACCCTTACCTACAGCGAGCTCTGGGACCAGTCCCGGCGCTTCGCCCAGGGGCTGAAGGACCTGGGGGTGAAGCCCGGGGACCGGGTGGCCATCGCGCTCCCCAACACCCCCCAGTTCGTCATCGCCTTCTTCGGCACCCTCCTCGCCGGGGGCGTGGGGGTGAGCGCGAACCCCCTTTACACCCCAAGGGAGCTTAGGCACCAGCTCCAGGACGCCGGGGCCGAGACCCTGGTCATCCTGGACCACCTCCTGCCTCGCTACTTGGAAGTGGAGCGGGAAACCCCGGTAAAGCAGGTGGTGGTCACAGGGATCAAGGACTTCCTCCCCTTCCCCAAAAACCTCCTTTACCCCCTGAAGGCCAGGAGGGACAAGCTCCCCCTGGGTTTTCCCAAGCGGGAGGGCTTCCACGCCTTCACCGACCTCCTGAAGCGCCCCCCCGCCACCCCCCACGCTTCGGACCCCGAGGACCTGGCCCTCCTCCAGTACACCGGCGGCACCACGGGGATTTCCAAGGGGGCCATGCTGACCCACCGGAACCTGGTGGCCAACGTGCAGCAGATTGACGCCTGGGACCCCACCTCCAGGGAGCTCTTGGGCAAGGGGGTGATGCTGGGGGCCCTTCCCTTCTTCCACGTCTACGGCATGACCGTGGCCATGAACCATGGCCTCTTCTCGGGGTACAAGATCGTCCTCCTACCCAGGCCCGAGATCCGCGCCATCGTGGAGGCCATTGAGAAGCACGGGGTGACCCACTTCCCTGGGGTCCCCACCCTCTACGTGGCCTTCAACACCTTCCCTGGCGTGGAGGGGCGC
The genomic region above belongs to Thermus sediminis and contains:
- a CDS encoding ABC transporter permease: MRREGSPWTGLWAVFFKEMADHLSGLRMRILEVLVLLSALAAVYTGTQILRQTVGEDPYLYLKLLTTAQDPLPSFVGFLSFFVPLAAIALAFDAVNGEHNRGTLSRVLSQPIYKDALLFGKFLAGLGTLAVLLLALLLLVLGLGIFTLGVPPGGEEVARIFFFLLATLVYAAGWLALGLLFSVLFRQPATAALAAIGVWLFFAVFFPILTDIAASALFLRADPLDPESQLRQANLALWFSRLSPNTLYAEALTATLNPAVRSLGPILITQLEGAILGTPLPLGQSLLLIWPQLTGLFALAVLLFTLAYVAFQRQEVRA
- a CDS encoding phosphoribosyltransferase, coding for MRFRDRRHAGSLLCEALKPLGLERPVVLGVPRGGVVVADEVARGLGGELDVVLVRKLGAPGNPEFALGAVGERGEPVLKPYALRYADQSYLEREAARQKEVIRRRAERYRKVRPKVPLKGREVVLVDDGIATGSTVEAALSVILAEEPKRLVVAVPVASPEAVERLKERAEALALSTPPDFAAVGTYYMDFGEVTDEDVETLLLQWAA
- a CDS encoding cupin domain-containing protein, coding for MGGMRPVVKQVASLEARPVERGEKAFIQVLIGPEEGAPHFVLRKFTLLPGGRIPKHKHPTIEHEQYVLSGRMKVVLGEEVREVSAGQAVFIPPETPHAYANEGEEPVEFLCIIPKTGAYATEWLD
- a CDS encoding ABC transporter ATP-binding protein gives rise to the protein MAVIATRGLTKRYGQVVAVEDLDLEVEEGEVFGLLGPNGSGKTTTILMLLGLTEPTSGEARVLGLDPMREPLKVKARVGYLPDQVGFYGELTAWENLRYTTRLLGLPEAEAKARMEEVLRRMGLWEVRDRRVSAFSRGMRQRLGLAEVLLKRPKVAILDEPTLGLDPEAAREFLDLIKGLKTEGITILLSSHLLHQVQEICDRVGLFHKGRLALLGTVEELAARVLGGGYEVLVEASPGLADSFRGVEGVGRVEAEGGRYRVLAIRDVRAELARIATDHGALLSLALRRPSLDEVYAHYFKEVAYAA
- a CDS encoding NEW3 domain-containing protein, coding for MLRKLLTLALLALGLALAQGFRGLSLGTPYPEMGVQPGESVNLTLTVKNHGLSPGVVRLSLAEVPQGWQASLVGGGRLVRAVYLAPDGEATVTLRLQPPREVSPGTYRFLVRAEGLGQTASLPIALVVGQGLPQRLALEAELPILRGPPTSAFRYRVTLRNESDRDLLVSLEAEAPQGFQVTFTPAFTGQQVTSLPIRAGESRDLDVEVSLPRDTQADTYGLTVRAVAGETRADLGLTLEVTGRPEVRFRPKEGRFSGQVTAGRENALRLVLQNEGSAPARNLSFSAFEPSGWEVRFEPERIDLLEPGQEEEVTARVKPSNRAVTGDYMLTFSLRGDEGLSTTMDYRATVVRSTLWGLVGVGLMAVALVVLGLAVNRFGRR
- a CDS encoding long-chain-fatty-acid--CoA ligase, producing MVSPKPWLAHYNPGVPHGVEVPPTPLWRLLEESARRFPGNIALEFLGKTLTYSELWDQSRRFAQGLKDLGVKPGDRVAIALPNTPQFVIAFFGTLLAGGVGVSANPLYTPRELRHQLQDAGAETLVILDHLLPRYLEVERETPVKQVVVTGIKDFLPFPKNLLYPLKARRDKLPLGFPKREGFHAFTDLLKRPPATPHASDPEDLALLQYTGGTTGISKGAMLTHRNLVANVQQIDAWDPTSRELLGKGVMLGALPFFHVYGMTVAMNHGLFSGYKIVLLPRPEIRAIVEAIEKHGVTHFPGVPTLYVAFNTFPGVEGRNVKSIRICLSGAAPLPVEVAKRFEEITGARLIEGYGLSEASPVTHSNPVLGEVRKGSIGLPLPGVEAKVVDEEGHEVPLGEVGELIVKGPNIMKGYWNRPEETQKALKDGWLFTGDLARMDEDGYFYIVDRKKDMIIAGGYNIYPREVEEVLYGHEAVQEAAVVGIPDPYRGETVAAFLVLKEAYRGKVTEKDIEAFCRENLAAYKVPRIIQFRESLPKSSVGKILRRELRDEFAKKA